The genomic DNA TCAGCCGATCGACTTCGTGGCGTTCGACCTCTGGCATTACTACGGGCGCACCACCAAGCACGGGGCGTTCATGGGCGGAGCCGATTTCGCGCAGTGGCACGGCAACTACGAACTCCTGGCAAAGAGCGTCGAACTTCGCGCGATGGCGCAGGAACTGCGCGCGGCGCACCGGCGTCGATGAAGATCCCGATGGTCCGCGACCGCCGGTTGATGGTCGAACTGTTCGTCTGCGCCAACCTGGCCTTTCTCGTGCTCGACGTGGCGATCGCGCACGCGGTCAACCGGTTCGGCCACCCGGCGGAATGGATTCCCGTGGGGTTCGCGGCCGTCGGAGCCGCGGCGCTCGTTCCGGGCATCGTCCGAACGTGGCGCAGTGGCGCGCGGTTCGGCCGCGCGGGGACGCTCGTGGGCTGGACCTCGGTGGCGGTGGGCGTGGCGGGACTGGTGTTCCACCTCCGCAGCCAGTTCTTCGCCGCCACCACGCTGCACAGCCTCGTCTACTCGGCGCCGTTCGCGGCGCCCCTCTCGTTTGCCGGTCTGGGGCTGCTGCTCCTGGCCAACCGGATGATCGCGCCCGATTCGCCCGAATGGCCGCAGTGGGTGATGTTCCTGGCGCTCGGCGGGTTCGTGGGGAATTTCGTGTTGTCGCTCACCGACCATGCGCAGAACGGGTTCTTCAACCGGATGGAGTGGATTCCCGTGTTCGCCAGCGCGCTCGCGGTAGGGTTCCTGTGCACGGCGCTGCTGCGGCCGCTCACGCCGGGGTTCGCGCGCGCGTGCTGGGCGGTGCTCGCGTTGCAGGTGGTCACGGGCATGGCGGGGTTCGCGCTGCACGTGTGGGCCGATTGGCACGGACCCACGCGCCATGCGGCGCAGGACTTTCTCTACGGGGCGCCGGCCTTCGCCCCGATGCTGTTCGCCGATCTGGCCGTGCTGGCGGGCATCGCGCTCATGAGTCTTCCCATCACCGAGTCGCAGCCATGACCATCGCCGGCCTCGTGGGTGGACTGGGACCCGAGTCCACCATCGACTATTACCGCCGCATTCTGGACGCGTGGGGGCAGGCGGCGCCGGGCTCGTTGCCGTCGCTGGTGATCGACAGTCTCGATTTCAATCGGGCGCTCCGCCTCGTCGGCAGCGACATGCCGGGGCTCACCGAATACCTGCTGGCGTCGGTGCGCCGGCTGGCCGGCGCCGGCGTGGACTTCGTCGCCATCACGGCGAACACGCCGCACATCGTGTTCGACGACCTCGCGGCGCGGTCGCCGGTGCCGCTGCTGAGTATCGTCGAGGTCTGCGCGCAGGAGGCCAAGCGCCGCGGGATGCGCCGCGTGGGACTGCTGGGCACGCGATTCACCATGGAAGCGCCGTTCTATCCCGGCGTGTTCGCGCGGGATGGCGTGACGGTGGTGACGCCCGACGCGGCCGAGCGGAGCTGGATCCACGAGCGGTACGTGCGCGAACTGCTTCCGGGCGAGTTCCGCGACGACACCCGCGCGCGGTTCGTCGGGATCGTGGAGCGGCTGCGAACGGACGAGCAGCTCGACGGAATCGTCCTTGGCGGCACCGAGATCCCGCTGCTCCTGCAGTCACCCGTGGTGGCCGGCCTGCCGGCGCTGGACACCACGGCGCTGCACGTGGCCGCGATCGTCGCGCGACTGCGGCAGGAATGACTGCGCGCTAGCGCTTGGCGGTTCCCAGCAGCTCCCACACGCGCGCCCACGCCTCCAACCCCTCGTGCAGCCGGTGCACGCGGAAGAACTCGTTGGGCGCGTGATAGTCCTCGTCGGCCGTGGAGAAGGAGAAGAACACGGTGTCCAGCCCCATGTGGCGCTGGAACAGCTCGGAGATCGGCACCGTGCCGCCCATGCGCACCACCAGCGGCTCGACGCCGTACACGGCGCGCAGCGACTCGCCGGCCGCCCGGAGCGCAAAGTGGTCGGCGCCGATGTGCGCCGGACGCGCGCCGTGCTCAGGATCCACGACCGACAGGCGCGTGCCCGGCGGCACGTGACGCTCCAGGTGGCGCGCGACGAGGGCGACGATCTCTTCGGGATCCTGATCGGGCACCAGCCGGCAGGTGATCTTGGCGTGGGCCTCGGACGGGATCACGGTCTTCTGCCCCGGCCCCTGGTACCCGCCCCACATGCCGTTCACCTCGAGCGTCGGCCGCGTCCACTGGCGCTCCAGCGTGGAGTATCCCGGCTCACCGAATGCGGCGGGCGCGCCCACTTGCTTCAGATACGTGGCCTCATCGAAGGGCAGAGCCGCGATGTCCGCGCGCTCGCCCGCGGTCAGTTCGACCACCCGGTCGTAGAAACCGGCGACGGCCACACGGCCGTCGGCGTCGTGCAGCGTCGCGATGAGCTGCGCCAGCGCGTGCAACGGATTCGCCACGCTGCCGCCATGCCGGCCTGAGTGCAGGTCCTTGGATGCGGCGGTGACGGTGAGTTCGAGGCCGGCGAGCCCGCGGCTGGCCACGGTGAGCGACGGCTCGTCGATGCGCCACATCGCGCCGTCCGCCGAGAGCACGACGTCGGCGGCGAGCAACTCCTGGTGATCGTAAATGAACGCATCGAGGCTGGGGCTGCCGATCTCCTCCTCGCCCTCGAATATGCACTTCACATTCACCGGCAGCGCGCCGGCCACGGCGAAGAACGCTTCGGCCACTTTGATCGGGATCAGCATCGGTCCCTTGTCGTCGGACACGCCGCGCGCATAGAGGCGTCCGTCGCGGACCGTGGGCGTGAAGGG from Gemmatimonadaceae bacterium includes the following:
- a CDS encoding dipeptidase, coding for MTSQRVLTHLKANHDRILAELIEFAAIPSVSTDPAHAADVAAASRWVAAKLAAAGPFTVRTIATGGNPVVYGEWLGAPGKPTVLVYGHYDVQPEDPVDKWYSPPFTPTVRDGRLYARGVSDDKGPMLIPIKVAEAFFAVAGALPVNVKCIFEGEEEIGSPSLDAFIYDHQELLAADVVLSADGAMWRIDEPSLTVASRGLAGLELTVTAASKDLHSGRHGGSVANPLHALAQLIATLHDADGRVAVAGFYDRVVELTAGERADIAALPFDEATYLKQVGAPAAFGEPGYSTLERQWTRPTLEVNGMWGGYQGPGQKTVIPSEAHAKITCRLVPDQDPEEIVALVARHLERHVPPGTRLSVVDPEHGARPAHIGADHFALRAAGESLRAVYGVEPLVVRMGGTVPISELFQRHMGLDTVFFSFSTADEDYHAPNEFFRVHRLHEGLEAWARVWELLGTAKR
- a CDS encoding amino acid racemase, with translation MTIAGLVGGLGPESTIDYYRRILDAWGQAAPGSLPSLVIDSLDFNRALRLVGSDMPGLTEYLLASVRRLAGAGVDFVAITANTPHIVFDDLAARSPVPLLSIVEVCAQEAKRRGMRRVGLLGTRFTMEAPFYPGVFARDGVTVVTPDAAERSWIHERYVRELLPGEFRDDTRARFVGIVERLRTDEQLDGIVLGGTEIPLLLQSPVVAGLPALDTTALHVAAIVARLRQE